In the Candidatus Omnitrophota bacterium genome, one interval contains:
- the xrt gene encoding exosortase, which translates to MKNISRYGPIIVAALLMLIYLPTFVWMKARFDEVESYYSHGYLVPLVFAYLIWMKRDELRKCAIKPAGLALLIFVPALLVHLLAYFFEINFVSGFTLIAAIFGLALYLYGPDIAKKTAFPVIFLIFMVPLPQVMIINISFKMKMMAAQVATGIVNLIGIHAVRDGSIVYLKPDTSLTIGSPCSGLSSLIALTALGALYAYLAKMSGSRKIILFLLSIPIALAANIFRIVMLLLVGFAYDAKVATGPFVHGFLAFLLYIFAIAGLLIVGRMLSWAKMNAT; encoded by the coding sequence ATGAAGAATATTTCCAGGTATGGTCCGATAATAGTCGCGGCCCTTTTAATGCTGATATACCTGCCTACTTTTGTATGGATGAAAGCCCGTTTTGATGAAGTGGAATCGTATTATTCCCACGGATACCTCGTCCCCCTGGTTTTTGCTTACCTTATCTGGATGAAGAGGGATGAACTGAGAAAATGCGCTATTAAACCCGCCGGCCTGGCATTGCTTATTTTCGTTCCCGCGCTCCTGGTCCATCTCCTGGCCTATTTCTTCGAGATCAATTTCGTATCGGGATTTACCCTTATTGCGGCGATATTCGGCCTCGCATTGTATCTGTACGGGCCGGATATCGCTAAAAAGACGGCTTTCCCTGTCATATTTTTAATATTTATGGTCCCCCTGCCCCAGGTCATGATAATAAATATAAGTTTTAAAATGAAGATGATGGCCGCGCAGGTCGCGACAGGCATCGTTAACCTCATTGGCATACACGCCGTAAGGGACGGGAGCATAGTTTACCTTAAGCCGGACACTTCGCTGACAATAGGAAGCCCGTGCAGCGGGCTGAGTTCCCTGATCGCGCTGACGGCGTTAGGCGCGCTATACGCTTACCTGGCAAAGATGTCCGGGTCGAGGAAAATTATCCTTTTCCTCCTGTCGATACCGATAGCCTTGGCGGCTAACATATTCAGGATAGTCATGCTTCTTCTTGTGGGTTTCGCGTATGACGCGAAAGTGGCGACCGGTCCGTTTGTGCACGGTTTCCTGGCGTTCTTACTTTATATCTTCGCTATCGCAGGGTTATTAATAGTAGGGAGAATGTTGTCGTGGGCAAAAATGAACGCAACCTAA